From the genome of Malus domestica chromosome 04, GDT2T_hap1, one region includes:
- the LOC103433920 gene encoding uncharacterized protein, with protein sequence MATEEPRDPFKGVDWKAVGNDMQKDPGVKPGIKKRLPRKIRQIPDCYFLPRRSLPYNIAFFGACIAGGIGAGMLLEVWINKKVREDGGVIWEFDKK encoded by the exons ATGGCCACCGAAGAGCCAAGAGACCCGTTCAAAGGGGTGGATTGGAAAGCTGTAGGCAATGACATGCAGAAGGACCCTGGTGTTAAACCAGGGATAAAGAAGCGGCTTCCCAGAAAGATTAGGCAGATTCCAGATTGCTATTTTCTTCCTCGAAGATCCCTACCCTACAACATTGCGTTTTTTGGAGCATGCATTGCTGGTGGAATTGGTGCTGGCATGCTTTTGGAGGTCTGGATAAACAAGAAAGTTAGAG AGGATGGAGGCGTCATATGGGAGTTCGACAAAAAATAG
- the LOC103433919 gene encoding uncharacterized protein, which translates to MGKPSLSLRLTIFLSLSLTASYSISASSSSPIFPRRSSPNPSLKATPSDLLSLLGPKSHSSSVDPIVAQELTSCFRFLVPFSPIAKKNCPPSYLNRKFLSLKQKGGDLCQREEDELVWWPPRPVLELARLAVDSGGDPAAIQRALDPTMITVPDVEGSKEDRCELTRTPYGRRFISEELNSYLEFLFELILARGPNIGLNVSLSRYDLFHGHLFLAIDSGRLGILFHAKEYPAYDKEVFPYNMGYCQVGSNVTYDDSMNLRNILWLAPLPSDSTKAWAAPGVLVALDARPDGIIYRDLIPEYVNIARTIYEDDLGEVAVDVNYLDVGNAGSKFKIFIC; encoded by the exons ATGGGGAAGCCCTCTCTCTCACTACGACTGACAAtcttcctctccctctctctcactgCTTCCTACTCCATCTCAGcctcttcatcttccccaaTCTTTCCACGACGATCTTCTCCAAACCCTTCTCTCAAAGCCACTCCTTCGGACCTGCTCTCTCTGCTGGGCCCCAAGTCCCATTCTTCGTCCGTTGACCCCATTGTTGCCCAAGAACTCACTTCCTGCTTCAGATTCCTCGTACCCTTTTCGCCAATTGCCAAGAAAAATTGCCCGCCAAGTTATTTGAATCGGAAATTCTTGAGCTTGAAGCAAAAGGGTGGTGATTTGTGTCAGCGGGAGGAGGATGAGCTCGTTTGGTGGCCGCCTCGGCCGGTTTTGGAGCTGGCTCGCCTGGCTGTTGACTCCGGCGGAGACCCGGCTGCGATTCAACGCGCTTTGGATCCGACTATGATCACT GTGCCTGATGTTGAAGGATCGAAAGAGGACAGATGCGAGCTTACTAGAACTCCGTATGGGAGACGATTCATAAGTGAG GAGTTGAATTCAtatcttgaatttttgtttgaaCTTATTCTTGCTCGGGGTCCCAATATTGGATTGAACGTGTCGTTGAGTCGCTATGATTTATTCCATGGACACCTTTTTCTTGCCATAGACAGTGGAAGACTTGGTATATT GTTCCATGCTAAAGAATACCCTGCATATGACAAGGAAGTATTTCCATACAACATGGGATACTGTCAAGTAG GGTCGAATGTGACTTATGATGATTCAATGAACTTGCGAAACATCCTCTGGCTTGCTCCATTGCCAAGCGATTCAACTAAAGCTTGGGCAGCACCAG GTGTCCTTGTAGCGCTGGATGCCCGTCCAGATGGAATCATATATAGAGATCTCATACCCGAATATGTAAATATTGCAAGGACTATATACGAAG ACGATCTTGGGGAAGTTGCAGTTGATGTGAACTACTTGGATGTTGGGAATGCGGGGTCaaagtttaaaatttttatttgctGA